A window of Aequoribacter fuscus genomic DNA:
TTACCCTTGTGCGACCGCAGCATCCCTATCATTGCAGACGACTACGTTGATCAAGAGTTTGGAACGGGTTGCGTTAAAATTACGCCAGCACATGACTTCAACGACTATGAAGTGGGCAAACGCCACAACCTCCCCATCATCAATGTCTTTACCGATAACGCGGCCATAAACAGCTCGGCGCCCAATTGCTACCAGGGGCTGGATCGCTTTGACGCCAGAGCGCGCATCGTTGCCGATCTTGAGGCTCTGGGGCTGGTAGAAAAAATAGAACCACACACCCTAAAAGTGCCGCGCGGCGATCGCTCTGGCGTTGTCATCGAACCCTATCTGACGGATCAGTGGTACGTCGATGCCAAAAAACTGGCGATCCCCGCAATAGCAGCGGTAGAAAACGGCGACATTGAGTTCGTACCAAAGCAATGGGAAAACACCTATTTCGCATGGATGCGTGACATTCAGGATTGGTGCATCAGTCGCCAACTCTGGTGGGGTCACCGCATTCCCGCGTGGTACGATCAAGGCGGCAAGGTCTATGTTGGCAGCACTGAAGCCGCTGTACGAGCCCAACATCAACTCGATGACTCAGTCGTGTTGCGTCAAGACGACGATGTATTGGATACGTGGTTTAGCTCCGCCTTGTGGACATTTTCAACGCTTGGATGGCCATCAGAAACTGCCGAACTGCAGCGCTATCACCCGACATCTGTGCTGGTAACCGGATTTGATATCATTTTCTTCTGGGTCGCCCGCATGATCATGATGACGCTGCATTTTAAACGTGAGGTCCCCTTCAAAACCGTGTACGTACACGGCCTGGTCCGCGATGCCGAAGGGCAAAAAATGTCGAAATCTAAGGGGAATGTGCTGGACCCTATCGATCTTATCGATGGCATCGATTTGGAATCGCTTGTGTCGAAGCGCACAGCGGGCATGATGCAGCCGCAAAAAGCAAAAGCCATTGAAAAAGCGACGCGCAAACATTTTCCAGACGGCATCCCCTCTTACGGTACCGACGCGCTGCGCTATACCTTTTACTCACTAGCATCCACCGGACGAGACATCCGTTTCGATCTGGGCCGCATCGAAGGCTATCGAAATTTTTGCAACAAAATTTGGAATGCTTCGCGCTATGTCATGACACAATGCGAGAACGTCGATCTAAACGGCGCCAGGGAACTCGGTGATGCGGAGCGTTGGATCCAAGGGCGTTTGCATCAAACCTTAAAACACCTTGAGAACTCAATGGCACACTACCGCTTTGACCACGCCTCCCAGAGCCTGTACGAGTTTTTCTGGAATGATTACTGCGATTGGTACCTCGAATTTAGCAAACCTGTATTATGGGACGACAATGCCTCTGGGGCGCGCAAACGGGGTACCTATCACACCCTAGTGTCGGTGTTAGAGGCCGCACTACGAATGCTACACCCCTTTATGCCGTTCATTACTGAAGAAATCTGGCAACGCGCGGCGCCCTTGCTTGGAGAACACAAAACTTCAATTATGCTCGCCTCGTACCCACAGATCACTGATTTCGAGGCAGCAGCCCCCGCTGTCAACGAATCTATCGAGTGTGTCCAAGCGCTGATCGGAGCCACTCGAACCCTACGAAGCGACATGAATTTGAGTCCAGGGCAAGCACTCCCCGCAGTGCTGTTCAGCGAGCAACCCAGCACCGTTCAGGCAGTTCGAGCTAACGAGAGTTTGCTGATCAAACTCGCCAAATTGGACAGCATTTCGTGGGCCGAATCAAAGTCTGATATTCCAGCAAGTGCATCGCTGATCGCCGGCGACATCGAGCTTTGCATACCGCTGGCGGGACTCATCGATGTGGAGCAAGAAGTCGCGCGCATTGGCAAACGAATAGAACAGTTAACCAAAGAGATCGCTCGAATCGACGGCAAACTCGGAAATCCAAATTTCGCAGACAAAGCGCCAGCGGACGTGGTTACCAAAGAAAAAGAGAAGCTCAGTGCCTATCAAACCGAACTTGGCAAGATGCAAGAGCAGCTCGAAAGCGTTAAGGCCTTGAAATAAGACTCAGAAAACGCTAAGTTTCGGCTTAATAACAATAAAAGCACCGAAGGTACCCTATGTCTGATCGTGTCAGTGGAAAAGTTAAGTGGTTCAACAACGCTAAAGGCTACGGCTTTATTGAGCGTGAAAACGAAAGCGATGACGTGTTTGTACATTTCCGATCCATCCAAGGAGAGGGCTTTCGCACTCTCAATGAAGGACAAGCCGTCGAGTTCACGCTGACGACAGGCCCAAAAGGGCTGCAAGCCGAAGACGTGCTGGCTAAATAGCTCGACAACATCTAGACAATCATTAAGGATTCAATATGAACCTCATTAGCGCCGCGACTTCTTTGGTTGCGGGCACCTTAGTTGCGGGGCTTGCCAGCCAAGCGCTGGGTGAAGTCCCATACGCGCCCTGGTCTATTTCGGCACTCGCGTCAGCCGTTGCTTTGACCGTAGCGAGCTTCATGCTGCGCTCCCCTTCTTCATCGTCTAATACAAGCGTCCCGAGCAGCAACGAAGGTCCTCGTGAGACAGGCACCGTTAAATGGTTCAATGCCACCAAGGGGTTTGGTTTTATTGTCTGCGACAGCGGCGACGAGATCTTCGTCCACTTTCGTGCGCTTCGAAACGGCGGCCGCCGAAGCCTGAAAGACGGTCTTCCTGTTAGTTTCGTGATTACCAGTGGAGATCGCGGCCCGCAAGCGAGCGACGTGGAAATCTTGTAGGACGAGCCTAGATCACAGCCGACTCGGCCGCTCGCGACATACCACAGCGCAAAATCTCCCCGCTCGGCGTGAACAAATCACCCAGAGAAAGCGTTTAGCCCTTGGCTTTCGATTCCGTAACAGGGACAATGCGCGCCGTGAATTCCAACGGGCATCCGGGCTGACCAATGAAAATTTTTGATCCCGACATTGTGACGCTACTGCCGTCGTTCAAAACGGCGCTCATCGAAACGCATTGTCATCTCGATTACCTCAACGATAATGATTTAGATCGCGCGCTTGATCTGGCCCGCTCAGTCGGCATAGATCGAGTCATTACGATAGCCGTGTCACCAGAGAATCTTGATACTGTTCTTGAAATTGCGAACAGTCGTGAACAAGTGTGGACGACGCAAGGGATTCATCCGCACGAGTCGAATGCCTACAGCGATAGCGTACACAGCAAAATTGAAGAACAATGCCAGCACAGTAAGGTTGTCGCCATCGGTGAAATTGGACTCGATTACTACTACGACCACAGTGATCGGCAAGCGCAAATCATCGCCTTCGAGCGCCAACTCGACATCGCCATATCGCGGGATTTACCTGTCGTCATACACTCGCGTGACGCGGATGAGGATATGCTAGCGATACTCCGAGAACGAGCACCAAACCTCTCGCAGAAAGGTGTAATACACAGCTTCACATCGGGGCAAGCGCTGGCCGAAGCAGCGCTTGAGCTGGGTTTTTATCTGGGTTTCAATGGCATCACGACGTTCAAAAATGCGCATAACGTCCGCGCCATTGTCGAACTCACGCCGGTCGAACGCATCGTGCTTGAAACCGATTCCCCCTATTTGACACCGGTGCCCTATCGCGGAAAGCCCAACGCACCCCATTTGCTTGGACTGATTGCTACACAGATCGCAGAGATTAAAGATCTACCTGTCGAGACCTGTTTGCAAACAGTGCGAGCTAACAGCCTACGTTTGTTTTGGAATCAATAGCCCCTCATGTATACCGTTGGACAACGATATCTTTCACAACTTGATCCACAGCTGGGTTTGGGCATTGTCGTCGAAACGCAGGCCCGCAGAGTTACTGTCGCGTTTCCCGCGGTCGACGAAGAGCGGACCTATGCCACCGCCAATGCCCCGCTGAGCCGACTACTCTTTAGGATCGGAGACAAAGTTCGTCTTGCCGACAACCAAGTCTACGCCGTGATCAAGGTCACAGAAACCGCGGGCGTCGCGGTCTATACGGTATCCACCACCGAAGGCCATGAGATCGAAGTAAGCGAAGTTGCCTTGGCAGCTGAACTTGAACTGAATCAACCACAGCAACGTTTATTAACCGGGCAAATTGACAGCGCGACGCTGTTTGAGACGCGCTACAAAGCCGTGCAACATCTGCACCAGTTAGATCAAACCGAGGTACGGGGACTGTTAGCGCCACGAACATTGTTGTTACCCCACCAGGTGTACTTGGCTCAACAAGTTGGCACTCGCCATGCACCCCGAGTGATGCTCGCGGATGAAGTGGGTCTGGGTAAAACGATTGAAGCCGGTATGATCATTCATCAACAGCTGCACACCCACCGCGCCAAGCGTGTTTTAGTGCTAACACCAGAACCACTCATGGCGCAGTGGCTGGTGGAATTGCGACGAAAATTCAACCTTCGGTTCGACCTTCTGAATCAGGAGCGCATGGATACCGACGACAACCCCTTTGAAGAAGCTCAATGGGTCATCTCTTGCTTAGACCTGGTCGCGAAGCAAGAGCGTTTATCCGAGCAGATGGTGTCAGAGGTCTGGGACCTAGTAGTGATCGATGAGGCGCACCAGCTTGAACATGCAGACCCGGTGCTCAAGCAGTGCGTAA
This region includes:
- a CDS encoding cold-shock protein; this translates as MSDRVSGKVKWFNNAKGYGFIERENESDDVFVHFRSIQGEGFRTLNEGQAVEFTLTTGPKGLQAEDVLAK
- a CDS encoding valine--tRNA ligase, which codes for MEKTFQPDAIEHKWYQEWESQGYFAPSGEGTPYSIMIPPPNVTGSLHMGHGFQDTIMDALIRYHRMQGCDTLWQPGTDHAGIATQMVVERQLEAQGIKRHDIGRDAFVDKVWEWKAQSGGTITSQLRRLGASLDWSRERFTMDPGLSDAVQKVFIDLYNEGLIYRGQRLVNWDPKLHTAVSDLEVLNEEEQGSLWHFRYPISGTNDFLVVATTRPETMLGDTAVAVNPNDERYRHLVGQTIDLPLCDRSIPIIADDYVDQEFGTGCVKITPAHDFNDYEVGKRHNLPIINVFTDNAAINSSAPNCYQGLDRFDARARIVADLEALGLVEKIEPHTLKVPRGDRSGVVIEPYLTDQWYVDAKKLAIPAIAAVENGDIEFVPKQWENTYFAWMRDIQDWCISRQLWWGHRIPAWYDQGGKVYVGSTEAAVRAQHQLDDSVVLRQDDDVLDTWFSSALWTFSTLGWPSETAELQRYHPTSVLVTGFDIIFFWVARMIMMTLHFKREVPFKTVYVHGLVRDAEGQKMSKSKGNVLDPIDLIDGIDLESLVSKRTAGMMQPQKAKAIEKATRKHFPDGIPSYGTDALRYTFYSLASTGRDIRFDLGRIEGYRNFCNKIWNASRYVMTQCENVDLNGARELGDAERWIQGRLHQTLKHLENSMAHYRFDHASQSLYEFFWNDYCDWYLEFSKPVLWDDNASGARKRGTYHTLVSVLEAALRMLHPFMPFITEEIWQRAAPLLGEHKTSIMLASYPQITDFEAAAPAVNESIECVQALIGATRTLRSDMNLSPGQALPAVLFSEQPSTVQAVRANESLLIKLAKLDSISWAESKSDIPASASLIAGDIELCIPLAGLIDVEQEVARIGKRIEQLTKEIARIDGKLGNPNFADKAPADVVTKEKEKLSAYQTELGKMQEQLESVKALK
- a CDS encoding TatD family hydrolase, yielding MKIFDPDIVTLLPSFKTALIETHCHLDYLNDNDLDRALDLARSVGIDRVITIAVSPENLDTVLEIANSREQVWTTQGIHPHESNAYSDSVHSKIEEQCQHSKVVAIGEIGLDYYYDHSDRQAQIIAFERQLDIAISRDLPVVIHSRDADEDMLAILRERAPNLSQKGVIHSFTSGQALAEAALELGFYLGFNGITTFKNAHNVRAIVELTPVERIVLETDSPYLTPVPYRGKPNAPHLLGLIATQIAEIKDLPVETCLQTVRANSLRLFWNQ